From a region of the Andrena cerasifolii isolate SP2316 chromosome 13, iyAndCera1_principal, whole genome shotgun sequence genome:
- the LOC143375981 gene encoding nucleolar protein 4-like isoform X4, with protein sequence MSAKRKGTVTMQHLKENISTTNSEPTDTSEEDHYSNSRNGSSDLVDMPAGTVPNLSGVAGVGGEDMASLWASYAMGLKKTPPPASSATPSRSDRDRESSPPGGEGTGSAHDETSSSGNKEDEDDDDEDADERLDPRHHDPERLKAFNMFVRLFVDENLDRIVPISKQPKEKIQAIIDSCTRQFPEFAERARKRIRTYLKSCRRNKRGREGAPWDAARPTPAHLTSVQAEQILATACENESDNAKRMRIGLEPVSQPMPTLPAATQTDVRSSLEHFSSTPVKSLPGKREDTPPASLTSLAPLTSLANLPSGTLSSTPLSLAPASKLLTPTDNKGLMSQATIVSSSAVNGVASGGAPTAMYRPNFSQAFQRAGPTTVPPTLSAGLYPTQSFTSGLLSNGTQRPTDLSMKNTKPLLSHKLNATEMTAVRQLITGYRESAAFLLRSADELEQLLLQQP encoded by the exons ACTCACGGAACGGCTCCTCAGACCTAGTGGACATGCCAGCTGGAACTGTTCCCAATTTGAGCGGCGTGGCTGGAGTGGGTGGCGAGGACATGGCGTCCTTGTGGGCCTCCTATGCCATGGGACTGAAGAAGACACCGCCCCCGGCGTCGTCCGCGACGCCTTCGCGATCGGATCGCGATCGTGAGTCCAGTCCACCAGGTGGTGAAGGGACTGGCAGTGCTCATGACGAAACTAGTAGCAGTGGTAACAaagaggacgaggatgacgacgacgaggacgctgACGAGAGGTTGGACCCCAGACACCACGACCCAGAGCGCTTAAAGGCTTTCAAC ATGTTCGTCAGGCTATTCGTCGACGAGAACCTGGACCGTATAGTGCCCATCTCGAAGCAGCCCAAGGAGAAGATACAGGCAATCATCGACAGCTGCACCAGGCAGTTCCCAGAGTTCGCGGAGAGGGCCAGGAAGAGGATCAGGACGTACCTGAAGAGCTGTCGGAGGAACAAGCGGGGAAGGGAGGGGGCGCCCTGGGACGCG GCGAGGCCCACTCCAGCACACTTGACCTCCGTGCAGGCTGAGCAGATTTTGGCAACCGCCTGCGAAAATGAGAGCGACAACGCGAAACGCATGAGAATCGGTCTGGAGCCTGTCTCACAGCCGATGCCAACTCTTCCGGCCGCAACG CAAACGGACGTCCGGTCAAGTTTGGAGCATTTCTCGAGTACACCGGTGAAATCACTTCCGGGGAAGAGAGAGGACACACCGCCAGCATCCCTAACGTCTCTGGCGCCATTAACCAGCTTGGCGAACTTGCCAAGCGGCACCCTCTCTTCTACACCCCTGTCACTTGCACCAGCGTCGAAGCTGCTCACACCAACTGACAACAAGGGCCTCATGAG CCAGGCGACGATAGTCAGCTCGTCGGCCGTAAACGGTGTTGCCAGCGGCGGTGCACCCACGGCGATGTACAGACCGAACTTCAGCCAGGCGTTCCAACGTGCAGGGCCGACGACAGTGCCGCCAACCCTGTCCGCGGGCCTCTACCCGACGCAGAGCTTCACGTCGGGACTACTGAGCAACGGTACACAAA gaccgaccgacctgagCATGAAGAACACGAAGCCTCTTCTCAGCCACAAGTTGAACGCTACGGAAATGACCGCCGTCAGGCAACTGATCACCGGGTATCGAGAGTCCGCGGCGTTCCTACTGAGGTCCGCCGACGAGCTCGAGCAGCTGCTGCTCCAGCAGCCATAG